A genomic window from Lotus japonicus ecotype B-129 chromosome 1, LjGifu_v1.2 includes:
- the LOC130730712 gene encoding uncharacterized protein LOC130730712, with amino-acid sequence MGEENSDAMNLDLNLSPGPEPATNEAMNLDAWVEEPIHRISEAVRLRARQRWRWRQHLHIPPPEVHFHIPPEAVHVHLPIPHLPIPPEAHNISMELNNFLVNSGHGGALQTGEGSVAAEGRLEEVPKACENINGVSVDETSQKKDDVERGSGNDGDFFDCNICLDLAREPVVTCCGHLFCWTCVYRWLHLHSDAKECPVCKGEVTLKSVTPIYGRGNNGRSSEEDSTLKIPPRPQARRVESLRQTIQRNAFALPVEEMIRRLGSRIDLTRDLVQPNEPDNAREQAERTTSLLSRFLTSRGMRREQNPVAPQPQDDVVGLPQNNVGNAAEVGDNRRVQSLLLRRTQSHRATLTTLSSALTSAERLFEAYLRSNPLNRNQEQPPPVEDRDSFSSIGAVINSESQVDTAAEIDSMVSLSTSSSRRRNDASRVSDVDSGDSRPPRRRRLN; translated from the coding sequence ATGGGGGAAGAGAATTCTGATGCTATGAACCTAGATTTGAATCTGAGTCCAGGTCCTGAGCCAGCAACCAATGAAGCTATGAACTTGGATGCTTGGGTTGAGGAGCCAATTCATAGAATCAGTGAAGCTGTGAGGCTCAGGGCTCGGCAGAGATGGAGATGGCGGCAGCATCTTCATATCCCTCCACCTGAAGTTCATTTTCACATTCCACCTGAGGCAGTTCATGTTCATCTTCCTATCCCTCATCTTCCTATCCCTCCTGAAGCGCACAATATCTCCATGGAATTGAACAATTTTTTGGTGAATTCTGGTCATGGAGGCGCATTGCAGACTGGGGAAGGAAGTGTGGCGGCTGAGGGGAGACTGGAGGAGGTGCCGAAAGCGTGTGAGAATATCAATGGTGTCTCGGTTGATGAAACATCGCAGAAGAAGGATGATGTTGAAAGGGGTAGTGGGAATGATGGGGATTTTTTTGACTGTAATATCTGCTTGGACCTGGCCAGGGAACCTGTTGTGACTTGTTGTGGCCATTTGTTTTGTTGGACATGTGTGTATCGATGGCTGCATCTGCATTCGGATGCGAAGGAGTGTCCAGTTTGCAAGGGAGAGGTGACGCTTAAGAGTGTAACACCAATATATGGCCGTGGAAACAATGGTCGTAGCAGTGAGGAGGATTCCACTCTTAAAATCCCTCCTAGGCCTCAGGCAAGGCGTGTTGAAAGTCTAAGGCAAACCATTCAGAGAAATGCATTTGCACTCCCTGTGGAAGAGATGATTCGGCGTCTTGGAAGCAGAATAGATCTTACTCGGGATTTAGTTCAGCCAAATGAACCGGACAATGCTCGTGAGCAAGCTGAGAGAACCACTTCTTTGCTGAGTAGGTTCTTGACATCTCGAGGTATGCGGAGAGAGCAGAATCCTGTGGCACCCCAACCCCAAGATGATGTAGTTGGTTTGCCACAGAACAATGTTGGTAATGCTGCTGAGGTAGGGGATAACCGCAGGGTGCAATCCCTATTGCTTCGAAGGACTCAATCACATAGAGCAACACTTACTACTCTTTCATCAGCACTGACTTCTGCTGAAAGATTATTTGAAGCATATCTCCGTAGCAATCCATTAAATAGAAACCAAGAACAGCCTCCTCCTGTTGAGGACAGAGATTCCTTTTCAAGCATTGGTGCTGTCATAAATTCTGAGAGTCAAGTGGACACTGCTGCAGAAATTGATTCCATGGTATCCTTATCAACATCCTCCTCTAGGAGGAGAAATGATGCTTCCAGAGTGTCTGATGTGGATAGTGGAGATTCTCGTCCTCCAAGGCGCCGGCGTCTGAACTGA